A region from the Lonchura striata isolate bLonStr1 chromosome 16, bLonStr1.mat, whole genome shotgun sequence genome encodes:
- the RMI2 gene encoding recQ-mediated genome instability protein 2 — translation MAAAAPGPPGPPVKVLAAQLRRAERGAGGSWELRRAAAGRAPLPLRAVWMQGTVLEVRRGAQGGSARLQDGSGAFTVLGVEQVPQGRPCLSAGKYVMVMGVVRSCSPEPILRAIKMTDLSENPIHKNMWNLEVEDLHRVIP, via the exons ATggccgcggcggcgccgggcccgccgggcccgccggTGAAGGTGCTGGCGGCGCAGCTGCggcgggcggagcgcggcgcgggcggcagctgggagctgcggcgggcggcggcgggccgggccccgctgccCCTGAGGGCCGTGTGGATGCAGGGCACCGTGCTGGAGGTGCGGCGCGGCGCCCAAggcggctcggcccggctgcagGACGGCAGCGGCGCCTTCACCGTGCTGGGCGTGGAGCAGGTGCCGCAGGGCCGGCCGTGCCTGAGCGCAG GGAAGTATGTAATGGTGATGGGTGTGGTGCGGTCCTGCAGTCCGGAGCCCATTCTTCGAGCAATAAAGATGACAGATCTCTCTGAAAACCCCATCCATAAGAACATGTGGAACCTTGAAGTGGAGGATTTGCACAGAGTCATCCCctaa